In the genome of Neovison vison isolate M4711 chromosome 4, ASM_NN_V1, whole genome shotgun sequence, the window AACTTctctattttaaacaaaatgaaacaaagacacATCCCACACTAGGCCCACCTTCTTCTTGAAGCCTCCTGCACCCACCCCATCTCAAACTATTGAACTACTTTTTTACAAGATGGGCCCAGCTCAGAAGTACCCCCTGCTGCCGTATTCTTCCCCAAGCCCCCATGACCTTCTACACCTCGCTTCCAGAGCTTCACATATTTCACCTTGGAGAACCTCACTCCGCATCCCCATTTGTCTCTAGTATAAAAATGTGTTtgggatgggatgcctgggtggctcagtggattaagcatctgcctttggcttaggtcatggtctcagagtcctgggatcaagccccacatcgggctgtctgcttagtggggagactgtttccccctctctctctgcccacttgtgatctctctgtcaaataaataaaatcttaaaagaaaaaaaaaagaaagaaatgagtttgGTAAATCTGTGTTCCTCCTACTTCATATAAAAGCACTAGGTAGATATCTCTTGATTTAAATTGTGGCATTCCCTGGGTTACTGTGCATGGTTGGTATTGTCATTTTCATTCAGAGCCCAGGGAACTGAAGCAAAACGGTTTAATAAAGCCATttaagctggggcgcctgggtggctcagtgggttaagccactgcttcggctcagatcatgatcccagggtcctgggatcgagtcccgcatcgggctctccgctgagcggagagcctgctttcctctctctctctctctctctctctctctctctctctgcctgcctctctgcctacttgtgatctctctctgtcaaataaataaataaaatcttttaaaaaaaaaaaagccatttaagCTAATGGATTCCCACTGACCCTTGGGTAAAAGTTAAACATCTTAGCTTCCAAGGCCTGCAGGCCAGAGCTGCACACTGCCTACCTTCCCAGCCTAAACTCCTCTCACTCTGTGCCCCCGCCATGGTCACTTGGTGTGGCCTCAGCCACAGTGATCTTTTTTGAGTGGTCCCTTCAATTTGGCATGTTCCCTCCagcctcagagcctttgcacaAGCTGTTTGCCTGGGAATTCCCTGCCCCTTAGCCCACAGGAACTCTTCCTTCCTATCCCGAACTAGGCCACTCCCTGTCCAATTTGTGTCATTATAATGCCAGGTATCCTGGGCTCTCACTCACAGTAGAGTGAGTAAATCTGTGTGTAATTCCTCCCTCACTGGACTGTAAGCCTCATGAAGACAGGAGTCTGGAACTGCAGGTCCTGGTGCTCAGTAGATAATctgttaaatatttatcaaatgaatgAAGGAGGCATCTTAAAATTCAGAAAAGCAGATATCTACCTTTGGTTTTTAAATCCTGGGACTGAATTGCATCTGAGTTGCAATGTATTCACCCAGAAAATCTCTTTTCTTATCTACAAACGTGCCAGACATTGGTCTAGGCCCTAGGAATTAAGTGCTGACCTCACAGACAAACTTCTGGCtaggaaacaaacaataaacacatGAACAAAATAGCACGATTAAATAGTGGAGTGTGCTTGGGGTTGGAAGCTGGAAGGTGACAGGGCTGAGGGGGTGTTGGAAACCATCCATACCCCCCAACCTCCACTGCTTGCCTGGAACAGTCCCAATTTATGTTTGTTGAAGTGTCTTGATTTGGACAATAAGTTATGTGGTCACCCCAGTAACAGAATGTAGACGCAGTATCTGCGAGGGTTTTCCAACTTGAGCAGAGCCCCACACAAAGAGAAGTAACCAGTGATTTCCCTGTGAAGGTCTGCGGGAAGAGGTGGGAGCAAGGAGCCACTGAGCGGGTTCGGGAACTAGAAGAGAGGACAGTGTGGCAGGAGCCAGTGGTCTTCATTAAGGAGTTTGGAGATTTTCAAGTCAGGAGCCATGTGTTCTGAGACCGGAAACAGCCAAGAGCCATGGAGTTGTGTTGAACCGACCCAACCTGCTGAGAAACTCAAAGTTTTTTACTCACAAAAATTTCTTAACAGATTTATTGAAGTTTAAGTGATGCACAATAAATTGGACATATTTTAATGTACTATTTGATAAGCATGGCATCTGGATGCTCCCATTAAGCCATCACGGCAGTCAAGGTGACAAACACGTTGATAACTCCCCGGAAGTCTCCTTGTGCTCCTCTGGACTCAgtccttttctcttgcttctctgtGTCTCACTCCCCTCTAAACCTCCCATCTGGGGCAGCCGCTGATCTGCCCTGCTTGTGTGGATTAGTTTGTAGTGTGtaggaatttttatatatggaattATACAGCTTGtataggggttttttttgggggggtctggcttctttcacttgtattattattatttaaaattttatttttttaagtaacctccacacccagcgtggggctcaaacccacaacccaaGAATCccatactccactgactgagccagcccggcaTGTTGTAGCTGTAGCATTCATCAGCAgtcatttttattgctgaatggTATTCCAGTGTATGGTTATACCACAGTCTGTTTATTTGTTCACTCACTGATGGACTtttgggctctttccagtttttggctagcACAAACTTACTACGAACATCGCCTATACAAGTCTTAGAACAGATAAACACTTTAATTGGCTGGATCACATAGTAggtatgttttttgttgttgttgttgttgttttaaagattttatttatttatttgacagacagagatcacaagtagccagagaggcaggcagagagagaaagtggggaagcaggttccctgctgagcagagagcccgatgcggggctcgatcccaggaccctgagatcatgacctgagccgaaggcagcagcttaacccactgagccacccaggcgcccttattacGGTGTCTTGAGGGTCCTTTATCCATTCTGGATATAAGggctttatcagatatatgatttacaaatattttctcccagtctgcttttcattttcttaacaatacCTTTGGAAGAGcacaagtttttcattttgttgatgaatgtatcagtttgttcttttatGGACCGTGCTTTGCTGTCAGATCCAAGAACTCTTTGTCTAACCTAAGGTCGTAAAggttttctcctatattttcttctaggacttttatacTTTTTGGGTTTGGATTGAGTTTCACTTTTTTGCAAATGGATATGCATTGTTCCAGCCCcgttttctgaaaaaaattattattgctgGATTGTTGAGCATGATGGtcaagaaagagttcttgagacaTTTTAGGTGCAACTTAGTAAGTTTATCTAAgtagcacggggacaggacccatgggcagaaattgCTGCAGATTTGTTGTACAAATCCGGTGGTTCTATGCTTAGTGCTCAGGAGGGAGGCACGATGTGTGGGGAATATTAgatcataaatgttttctttgaatttctactCATAAGACCACTTTCACAAGATTTCTCTGGCGCTTATGATTCAGCTCAGTATGAACTATCAGTGAGAGCTAGGggcagtcatgagacccttcaagGATGTAGCAACTGGTGTGTATTTGATCCTTATTGGAACCATGCAGGCTACAGGTCAGCCTTCCGGGCTGAAgaacatttttctgcttctgtccctcaTCAATCATCCTTGCTCTATGGAATTACTTTTGCACTTTTGTTGAAAGCAGTTGTTCCTCTATGTGTGGACCTAttttggactatttttttttaaaagatttattttatttatttgacagacagagatcagaagttggtgagaggcaggcagagagagaggaggaaacaggcttcccacagagcagagagcccgatgcggggctcgatcccaggaccctgggatcatgacccgagctgaaggcagcggcttaatccactgagccacccaggcgcccctattttggactatttattctgttccattgatctatttgtttgTCTTGacaccaataccatactgtccGGATACTATAGCTgtatgataattctttttttaaaagattttattaatttatttgagagagagagaatgaaagagagagagagcatgagcggggcggagggagggccagagggagaagcagactccctgctgagcagggagaccaatgcagtactccatcctgggaccccaggatcatgacctgggtcgaaggtagtcgcttaaccaaatgagccacccaggtgccccccaataaTTCTTGAAATAAGGTAGCATTCGTCCTTTAActttgctcttttccttttttttttttttttaagattttatttatttatttgacagagagagagacagtgagagagggagcgcagggggagtgggagagggagaagcaggttctctgcctggaggggagcccgacatagggctcaatcccaggaccctgggatcatgacctgagccaaaggcagtggcttaactaactgagccatccaggtgcccaactttgctctttttcaaaGTCCTTCGCATTTCCCTATGAATTTTAGAGTCGGTTTGCTATTTTCTACAAAAAGATAAGAACCTGGAATAAAAATATCGAACATTTGTGTGAATTTTAGTTAGCAAACTATTTTAGAGATTAAAACACTTTTGGGGGAGCAGTTATTCCAGATAAATTGTATAGTTGACatgcaaaaaattataaaatcataaataaagcCAAGATCCTCAAATCTTAAGAGCTAATGACAGTGTATGTCCTAATACCCTGAGGGGATCTTTTATCAGGAGGTTTGGTTATCTTACGGGTTTTCATAttgtggtggttttgttttttgtttttttttttttggatttccaCATGAAAGCCAGGCCACTGTTGCAAGATACCTCTCATCTTCATTCCTGGTTTTGTATCTAGGAGTGTATTCCAtttcacataataaaaatatattttagtgtttttaacACATTGACTATGTTTCTCTTTGATTAGCCTAGGACATTTTTAAAGTGAGATGCTATCAACATGGCATctagtttatataaatatttggcCCTTGCAGGTGTTCTTGATAACTTACacattcttctcctttctcttgcctAGAAGAAACCTTTCTTAATAATACACATCCATCTGTTACTTTATGGGTGGGTCATAGGACATAGAGAAGTCAACTCAGCTTTGTGCAGCTCTAGCAAAACTTCAGATAGTTTATTCCCATGTTAGGATGGTACCCATTCCTTTTCCCAGAAGGCACTGGCCTGGCAGCACAGGCATGACCAGAGCCAGGGTGATAAGGGACTCTGGCGGACGCTAGCTTGCACGGTGACCTTGTGGAGCCCCCActcttccatttttaaacagGCATAATGCCTCTCTCCCTCAAAACACAGCTTGGAGGATTAGTGGTGATAAAGTGATGGAGACAATCACTTATTGTTTCCTCCAGGTCTGACACTAAACTAAGTGCCTTGTATTTGTTTCAACCCTCATGACTGCTTAATGAGATAATAACTGCAACATATCAAAGGCCAAAATATGTGTTGGCATCTGATTAtctaatgtttttaattaaatttttattataaaactttccatacacacacagaaatagagtAGTATAATGAATCCCCATGTATCCATTTCTCAGACTCTGAAACTTGTCAGGATTTTGCCACATTTGCATCATCTGTCTTTTGGGGGGAAGAAGGGGAGCTgcagtattttaaagcaaatctgaGACCTTCTTGCAGATTTTAGTGTGCATCTCTGAAATGTGTAAACATTTTCTTCCGTGACCCAATGCCATTATCACatctaacaaaattaataattccttggatattgccaaatgtccctgattgcctaaaaatgtctttttgcAGTTTGTTCAAATCAATGCAAACAACGTTCACACGACCATTAGATTAGGTTGGGTTTCTTTTAATCTGGGTGCTTAATACACTTTCATTGAATTAGATCGCACGTGACTTCTCTCACGCCATGCAAAAATTTTTTGCTATTGTTACAGTTTTTTCTCCTCAAGAGTCACTTTTCTTATGTTCAATAGGAAATGCTTGAGATTATTTCAGGGCTATTAAAAACTGACTTATGCCGTGTATGTACTTGTCTTTGAAAGCCAGGTAAAGGGAAACGAGGAAAAGGCCGAGGCAAGTCTGGCgggaagaaaccaaagaaaccGGAAGTGGACATCCTCAGCCCAGCCGCCATGCTGAACCTCTACTACATCGCCCACAATGTTGCCGACTGCCTGCAGCTGCGAGGCTTCCGCTGGCCAGGTGCTCCCAaatcaaagaaagggaaaaacaagacTTAAGAGCATTTCACAGAGAGCAGAACTTGGGGACAAGAAATCAGGATAACACAACTACTGCAAGCAAAATAGACTTTACTGAAGACAATTTGAGATGCAAGCCAAGTGGGCTTTTCTGTGGTAGTTAGTgataaagaaatgcattttacttCCCAGCTAAATTCAGCTAGAGTTAGCCAGTTTGCATTTTCAGAAGTCAAGGGGGCAAAAAGTCTGAGTAAACATTCCACCAAGCGTGGTGGAATTGAaaggactttaaaaattattataattctgGGTCAGAATAAACTTTGTTCTCAAAAGGCAGTTCTAGCctgcatgtattttattttgcctAAACGGGTTTGTTATGTAGAAAAGGCAtgcctggggtacctgggtagctcagttggttgagtgctgGACTCTCCATTTTGGCTCaagccttgatctcagggtggtgagttcaagcccctggcatggagcctactttgggggtggggtggaaaaaAAGACATGGCAAAAAGCACAGGATTTGCTTCTGAACCTTCTCTTGGGCACTATTTGCTTTCCCCATCTCTTTCAGGAAAAATAATGACTActttgtttctagaattttcttctcAGCAGTCTGATTCTTGGCTGATTTTAATGAGCCAGGGACGCCAGTGGACACGAGCATCAGTCCTGCTGTGTCCTGGGTAGGGCATATAAACAGATGACTCAAAGGAGCTGACAGGGGACCATGTCCTGTTGCCGGGAAAGATCGGCATatatctctcccttctttccatttCACTGGACTCTCCACACTTTTTCTCCATGTTTACATCTTCCTTCCACCTTCGGCAGGCTTCCTTTTAAACGTGGCTGACCCTGAGTTATGGACCTGGTGCTAGAAACTTGCTGTGGGCATTCTGCTGCTCTTCCGTGATCTCCCTAGTCTGTGGGAGACACGTAAGAGATGAAACTGCAGTTCTTTCTCTTCAGTCCAAAAGGCCTAAAAGCCCCAAATGTGAAACTTGGAAGCAAAGACATTTTGAAGAATAAACACCATCTCTGAATCACTTAGCATACAGAACACCTTTTCTGCTCTGTGTTCCTGGCATGCCGCACCACGTTCCCAGCACGGACACCTGCACCGTGGTCTCCAGCCGCAGCTGGGAGCCCGAAGCTGGTTTCTCTAACGCAGCACCTGTCTGGGGATGATCAGCTTGCCTGAATTACTTCTAATGATGCCGAGGCTTGCTTCGTGAGGAACTCAAAGGCTCGTGGAGCGTGCTAAGAAAGGCTGCAACCTAAGACTCAGAATCTCATAAGCATCAGAGGAGAAAAGGCAATCACGCGAATCCTTGTACTGGAGAAGTGGGGTGCTCACACCCCACGTGAGTTTGTTGGAAATGACGTTCCTGTAGCTGTGCCATCTGTGCGGACTCTGAGACCCTGATTAGTTGCCAGAGGGACCCTGGCTCACTCAGGTAAAGGTTGATGCTGCTCTTAACCTGGAGGTTAACCCTCTTGGTTTTCTGTGGACAGGATTTGGGAAGGGAACACCCCCGCCACACTGCTAGACACTGCTGGGCAGTGCAAGTGGTTTCTGTTTAGGAACACACTAACTCCAGTTCAGCCCTTCTCAAACTTAAGCGTGCTGCATGGTGGCTGGGGCAGGTTGGAGAGGGCGGTCAAAGGGCAGAAGGGTGGCGAGGGGAAGTGGCCTTCCTGCTCACAGCCCCTGCCCTGGCCGGGTTCAGATGCTGGAGGACGCCTGGGGAGGAGCTCTGCCCTAGTTACTGTGGCCTAACCAGGTGCCAGAATGCTTGTTGAGTCTTTCAGCTTTTAAGGAGGTCTCATGCCCTCCTCAGCCGCGCTTGGTTCCAGAGCTGGTATCTGAGCCCTGATGCTTACTGGAACTCTGAGGGGTGGGATTTGCAGAGCTGTTTCTGATCTTGTCCCCAGCATGGAGATGTCATCCATGGAGACGTGCCAAGCGGCAGACATTTAAATAAAGGCTAAGGAGATCATCTGGAAGTGGATTTCTTCTCTTGAGTTTGTTAAATGATGAGCAGAAAGGCTAGTCAGCCCTGGAATAGAGGAAGTACTGATCTGATCAGCGGGGGCACGGTTGATACCTAGCAAAGGAGGCTGATGCATGGGTTCCATCATGACGGAGGGCAGTCTGTTTCCCCTTCGATGAAGTGTTTGCTGTGTTATCATGAAAGAGACACTGCAGACCAAAAATCCACAAAGAACATTACTGGAAAGTTGAGGAAAAAGTGAATGTAGGCTTTAAAATAATACCGTATTGATGTAGATTTCTTGGCCATGATAATCTTATTGTGGTTATATGCCAGAACGATCTTATCCTCAGGAGCTGAAGTGTTTCAGGGGAGGGGTAATGATGTATGCAACTTACTTTGAAATGTTTCAAGAAAAAAGTGTGCTGCGTgcatgtataaaatacatattttaacatgTTGCCATATTTGTACTTTCTATGTgaaatacacatatatgcatatataatatgctAGAGAGCCACAGattaacattttgccacatttgctcaCTATGATTACATGTATATaggaaatatatatgtgtgtatttacatatggtacatgtatatatacactgtGTTTGCACGTGCAAATATGACAAAAGTTTCCTGAatctaggtcagtggttctccccagggggctatttttttttttaaagattttattttatttatttgacagagatcacaagtaggcagagaggcaggcagagagagagagagaggaggaagcaggctccctgctgaacagagagcccaagcgggactcgatcccaggaccctgagatcatgacctgagccgaaggcagcggcttaacccactgagccacccaggcgccccccaggggGCTATTTTACCTCCTAAAGGACATTTGGTGATGTTGGAGATATTTTCGGTTGCCCCAGTCAAGGGGATGCCCCCAGCATCTGTTGGTAGAGGTCAGGGAAAGCTGCTGAAGACCTCACAGTGCTCTGGACAGGCTTCCACAACAGCAGATTCTCCAGCCCCAAACGTTATGGCATCAAGGTTGAGAACCCCGGTCTACATAAAGGGTCTGTGTGTTCACTGTACTTTCTTTCAACCTTTCTATAGgattgagattaaaaaaaaaaaaaaagtggtatttgagaaaaaaaaaggtgagagagaaaagatgTGTGACAGAAAGGTGAGGAAGTGAAGGAAAAACATAAGCAAATTCTTTCCAGGATCTTGTCTATAAGGGGATGAATCACAGCAAGGGGAGAAGAAAGCACTCCCGTCAACCacactaaccctaaccacccCCCCATCCCATGAAGAATTATCCTGGGTGATCATGTTTAGTAATACCTGACCAGTAGTAATGCTACTCCCTAAGGCACAGCTGGTTGGACCAGCAGGAGGCTTCTGACCCCTGAAAACTCATCCACTGGCTGCTACGAGGGAGCCTGGTCTATTCCAAGACCAGTGGGTCCATCTGAGTCCCCATCCTATAAAGACCCAGAGGACCGGGCATGTAGGAATCTAACACTTGAAGGAAGCATGGAAAGAGACCACGAAAGAGCTGGAGCCTCAGGGGTCCCCAACAAGCTGAAGTTGCAGAAAAGCAGAAACCTATGGTCAGCAGAACTTGGGCGGCAGAGGAGACAGGTGCAGAGCCCAGAGGGAGGACATGGCTGTGGCCCGGAccacttctccccttctccctttccccagctCCTCAGCCTCGGTGGCTGCACCAGACGTGAACAACTGGCTGTAAACCACAAGCTAGGTGAAGAGGACCTCTTCCTTGGGAGACCAGGGAATTTGGGACTAGGGTTCAGACGGATCGGCTGGCCAGGAGTGTAGGTTTAGACATATTCCAGGCAAGCTCATGGGGCTGGTCAGTTGTAGAAATAAGAAAGCGGCAGTGAGTCAGGAGCCATGGGGACAATCTCCTTTCATgggacagaaggaagaggagggactGTCCGAGATAGAGGAGGAGGGCGAGAAGGGTGAGGAAATCTGGAGAAAAGGGGAGTCTGCGGGGCCACATGCTGCACAGATGTCGGGGAGGGTGAGGGAATGGGAACAGGGATCATGGCCTGTTGAATGAGGCATCTCTATAAAATAGGGGAGGAACATGAACACGGAAGCTTTGGCTGCTGGTGCACAAACCCAAACCTCCTGTCAGAAGCCAGGTCTGCCCCTGGCCCTGCAGTGAGGTCCTTATCTCCACCCTGGTGGTGGAAGGATGTAGCGAGTGTCTCTGCGTCTCTGCGTCTCTG includes:
- the SMKR1 gene encoding small lysine-rich protein 1, which codes for MPGKGKRGKGRGKSGGKKPKKPEVDILSPAAMLNLYYIAHNVADCLQLRGFRWPGAPKSKKGKNKT